One genomic segment of bacterium includes these proteins:
- a CDS encoding peptidoglycan DD-metalloendopeptidase family protein, whose product MRKRPSSAGACLAAGACLLLALALPLRLSAQTGTVKQAEDKINSSRSQLQKLEKEIQAGHEKAQGLEKQEQSVLRQIRDIERGIDRSQRTLASLNGEIGELNNEISFLSRQLDKCGRQLAQKKAILNRRLRGIYKRGRLHSLAVIFGSHSFTDLLRRFKYLTLIATQDKRLVREVGGLRQSYSQYKLAGERKLALRLTRRAELERESRQLASQENERQKLLKDVKAQRAEVLKSLEERKAEAERFREMIAEWERKRREAAEAARRQGKTLPPEVAHLSGRKGGLSWPVAKGTLLRGFGPYTDQITRTRVINNGIDIQANEGESVKCVGGGVVMRVEWYRSYGKMVMIDHGGGVYSLYTHLSDVFVAEGATVTEGQVIAKVGSTGSLEGPLLHFEIREGARAVDPRTWLKRGM is encoded by the coding sequence ATGAGAAAACGCCCGAGCAGCGCCGGCGCATGCCTGGCCGCCGGGGCCTGCCTGCTGCTGGCCCTGGCCCTGCCGTTGCGCTTGAGCGCGCAGACCGGCACGGTCAAGCAGGCCGAGGACAAGATCAACAGCTCGCGCAGCCAGTTGCAGAAGCTGGAGAAAGAGATCCAGGCCGGGCACGAGAAAGCCCAGGGCCTGGAAAAACAGGAACAGAGCGTGCTGCGCCAGATACGCGACATCGAGCGCGGCATCGACCGCTCGCAGCGCACCCTGGCTTCGCTCAACGGCGAAATCGGCGAGCTGAACAACGAGATCAGCTTCCTAAGCCGCCAATTAGACAAGTGCGGCCGTCAGCTCGCCCAGAAGAAAGCCATCCTCAACCGCCGCCTGCGGGGCATCTACAAGCGCGGCCGCCTCCATTCCCTGGCCGTGATCTTCGGCAGCCACTCTTTCACCGACCTGCTGCGCCGTTTCAAGTACCTCACCCTGATCGCCACCCAGGACAAGCGCCTGGTGCGCGAGGTGGGCGGGCTGCGCCAGAGTTATAGCCAGTACAAGCTGGCCGGCGAGCGCAAGTTGGCCCTGCGCCTGACCCGCCGCGCCGAGCTGGAGCGCGAGAGCCGTCAGCTCGCGAGCCAGGAGAACGAGCGCCAGAAGCTGCTCAAGGATGTCAAGGCCCAGCGCGCCGAGGTGCTCAAGTCGCTGGAGGAGCGCAAGGCAGAGGCCGAGCGGTTCCGCGAGATGATCGCCGAGTGGGAGCGCAAGCGGCGCGAGGCGGCCGAGGCCGCCCGCCGTCAGGGCAAAACCCTGCCGCCCGAGGTGGCGCACCTGAGCGGGCGCAAGGGCGGCCTGAGCTGGCCCGTGGCCAAGGGCACACTCCTGCGCGGGTTCGGCCCCTACACCGACCAGATCACGCGCACCCGGGTGATCAACAACGGCATCGACATCCAGGCCAACGAGGGCGAGAGCGTCAAGTGCGTGGGCGGCGGCGTGGTGATGCGCGTGGAGTGGTACCGCAGCTACGGCAAGATGGTGATGATCGACCACGGGGGCGGAGTGTACAGCCTGTACACGCACCTGAGCGATGTGTTCGTGGCCGAGGGCGCGACAGTGACCGAGGGCCAGGTGATCGCCAAGGTGGGCTCCACCGGCTCGTTAGAGGGGCCGCTGCTGCATTTCGAGATACGCGAGGGCGCGCGTGCGGTGGACCCGCGCACCTGGCTCAAGCGCGGCATGTAG
- a CDS encoding ABC transporter permease: MLRVIREALLGFTRARVMTAFAIVSTAFSLLVLDCLGVVLINLSALIRAMEDKVEVVVYLRDDADRGKVGLAVEDLSRAPGVAKVEYISKDEALARFREDLGADSELLQDLEGNPVPASLSISMQPGRRDTLSVRNVADLAAAYPFVEEVDYGREWLRKMDVIHHVASVVGMVSFAVLSLVAVVLIASAIKIAIFSRQKEIFIMKIVGATNGYIRRSFLLEGFLKGALGGLVASGLIFVILELFNRRVYRLAPFPDEYFLYTVTAGALMGLVGSWISLGRYLRRV; the protein is encoded by the coding sequence ATGCTCCGTGTGATCCGCGAGGCCCTGCTGGGATTCACCCGCGCCAGGGTCATGACCGCCTTCGCCATCGTCTCCACCGCTTTCAGCCTGCTGGTGCTGGACTGCCTGGGAGTCGTGCTCATCAACCTGAGCGCGCTCATCCGGGCCATGGAGGACAAGGTGGAGGTGGTGGTCTACCTGCGGGATGACGCGGACCGGGGCAAAGTGGGCCTGGCCGTGGAGGACCTCAGCCGCGCCCCGGGCGTGGCCAAGGTGGAGTATATCAGCAAGGACGAGGCCCTGGCGCGGTTCCGCGAGGACCTGGGCGCCGACAGTGAGCTGCTGCAGGACCTGGAGGGCAACCCCGTGCCGGCCTCGCTCTCGATCTCGATGCAGCCGGGACGGCGCGACACCCTGAGCGTGCGCAACGTGGCCGACCTGGCCGCGGCCTACCCCTTTGTCGAGGAGGTGGACTACGGCCGTGAGTGGCTGCGCAAGATGGACGTGATCCATCACGTGGCCTCGGTGGTGGGCATGGTCAGCTTCGCCGTGCTGTCGCTGGTGGCGGTGGTTCTGATCGCCAGTGCGATCAAGATCGCCATTTTCAGCCGCCAGAAAGAGATATTCATCATGAAGATCGTCGGGGCGACCAACGGCTACATCCGGCGCTCCTTTCTGCTGGAGGGTTTCCTCAAGGGTGCGCTGGGCGGGTTGGTGGCCTCGGGCCTGATCTTCGTGATCCTCGAACTGTTCAACCGCCGGGTCTACCGCCTGGCCCCGTTCCCGGACGAGTACTTCCTGTACACGGTCACGGCGGGCGCCCTGATGGGGTTGGTTGGGAGCTGGATTTCCCTGGGCCGCTACCTGAGACGGGTCTGA
- the ftsE gene encoding cell division ATP-binding protein FtsE yields the protein MITFTDVAAGYKRRGRVLENVSFHIDKSEFVFLTGPSGSGKSTLLRLIYHDLRPSAGEVVVAGFSSSSLPRRRVPALRRKLGIVFQDFCLLENRTAAENVAYALEVTGASRSFIRQRVGRVLTQLGLSGKADCYPHELSGGEQQRVGIARALVGEPFVLIADEPTGNLDPQISEEIMRLLIDINTLGTAVLIATHDYSLLQGREHFRRLHIAGGRLVFDGTVGDFVSGPLL from the coding sequence ATGATCACTTTCACCGATGTCGCGGCCGGCTACAAGCGCCGGGGCCGTGTCCTCGAAAACGTCAGCTTCCATATTGACAAGAGCGAGTTCGTTTTCCTGACCGGGCCCAGCGGCAGCGGCAAGAGCACCCTTCTGCGCCTGATCTACCACGACCTGCGCCCCTCCGCGGGCGAGGTGGTGGTGGCCGGTTTCAGCTCCAGTTCCCTGCCCCGCCGCCGTGTGCCCGCCCTGCGCCGCAAGCTGGGGATCGTGTTCCAGGATTTCTGCCTGCTCGAAAACCGCACCGCAGCCGAGAACGTGGCCTACGCCCTGGAGGTGACCGGCGCCTCCCGCTCGTTCATCCGCCAGCGGGTGGGACGGGTGCTGACCCAGCTCGGCCTGAGCGGCAAGGCCGATTGCTACCCGCACGAGCTTTCGGGCGGCGAGCAGCAGCGGGTGGGGATCGCGCGCGCCCTGGTGGGCGAGCCGTTCGTGCTGATCGCCGATGAGCCGACCGGCAACCTCGACCCGCAGATCAGCGAGGAGATCATGCGCCTGCTGATCGACATAAACACCCTGGGCACGGCGGTGCTGATCGCCACCCACGACTACAGCCTGCTCCAGGGACGCGAGCATTTCCGCCGCCTGCACATCGCGGGCGGACGTCTTGTCTTCGACGGGACCGTGGGCGATTTCGTCTCCGGCCCCCTGCTCTGA
- the pdxA gene encoding 4-hydroxythreonine-4-phosphate dehydrogenase PdxA, translating into MEPGANSGTGSPVLALSAGDARGIGPEVLLKAVAALSGEDLFRPLAVGCRAVLERVAAELWPGGAGCPEPVASLIGATLEVAAPAELAALEAAGPEWRAWLRARPELSGAWAGRAVEKAAHLALDGTAAAIATAPLDKSALNAGGYHYPGHTELLAHLAGDCEVSMMLAGAGLRVVPATTHIALARVPGAITQNLILSQCRIIDSALRFLFGIASPRLAVCGLNPHLGDSGVAGDEDQRVTIPAAEAARVEGLGVAGPFPADTVFVRAARGEFDAVLAMYHDQAMIAIKMHAFGRGVNITLGLPFVRTSPDHGTALDIAGRGTADSSSMQEALRLAALLGRNRAARSAG; encoded by the coding sequence GTGGAACCGGGAGCGAACTCCGGAACCGGATCGCCGGTGCTGGCCCTGAGCGCGGGCGATGCCCGCGGGATAGGGCCGGAGGTGCTGCTCAAGGCGGTCGCGGCCCTCAGCGGCGAGGACCTGTTCCGGCCCCTGGCCGTGGGCTGCCGCGCGGTGCTGGAGCGTGTTGCGGCGGAGCTGTGGCCGGGAGGGGCGGGCTGTCCCGAGCCGGTGGCCTCGCTGATCGGAGCCACGCTCGAGGTGGCCGCCCCGGCTGAGCTGGCCGCCCTGGAGGCTGCCGGCCCCGAGTGGCGCGCCTGGCTGCGCGCGCGCCCGGAGCTGAGCGGCGCCTGGGCCGGGCGGGCCGTGGAGAAAGCCGCTCATCTGGCCCTGGATGGAACTGCCGCGGCCATTGCCACCGCGCCTCTGGACAAATCGGCGCTCAATGCCGGCGGCTACCACTACCCCGGACACACCGAGTTGCTGGCCCACCTGGCGGGCGACTGCGAGGTGTCGATGATGCTGGCCGGGGCGGGCCTGCGCGTTGTCCCGGCCACCACCCATATCGCCCTGGCGCGCGTGCCTGGGGCGATAACCCAGAATCTGATCCTGTCCCAGTGCCGGATAATAGATTCCGCCCTGCGCTTTCTGTTCGGCATCGCCAGCCCCAGGCTCGCTGTCTGCGGGCTGAACCCGCACCTGGGCGACAGCGGGGTGGCCGGGGATGAGGACCAGCGGGTGACAATCCCGGCTGCGGAAGCGGCCCGGGTCGAGGGTCTGGGCGTGGCCGGGCCGTTCCCGGCCGACACCGTGTTCGTGCGCGCCGCCCGGGGGGAGTTCGACGCCGTGCTGGCGATGTACCACGATCAGGCCATGATCGCGATCAAGATGCACGCTTTCGGCCGCGGGGTGAATATCACCCTCGGCCTGCCTTTTGTCCGCACCTCGCCGGACCACGGCACCGCGCTGGATATCGCCGGCCGGGGCACGGCGGACAGCTCAAGCATGCAGGAAGCCCTGCGCCTGGCCGCGCTGCTCGGCCGGAACCGGGCGGCACGGAGCGCCGGATGA
- a CDS encoding peptidylprolyl isomerase has protein sequence MKRYMLAALLALSFGALAAQEENPFQAAAASDSAAAKPATGPDTRYVQDDIAAVVGDEVILASEIKMELITALRQNRIPISDTAAIHQITHQVLDEAIAQKVLLHQAKEAKVEVAEDELNPMVESQLKDMRAQFPSEEAFQRNIAESGLSMVQLKDFYREMMRDKLMGQNFLRDRSHDMPRVKVSEEEARALFDAQAQRPMRPEEVKVLHMLIAPKPGQVVLDSARAKIDSIYAMYKGGADFAYLAEKYSDDPSAAARGGDLGFFSKGEMVKEFEEAAFEMKVGEVRIVRSKYGWHLIRVEARRQKEVRARHILAQTEIRDVDWAHSRELAESLRQRVLAGENFYKLAKENSEDASQLPENPPLLEMDKLEQPVINALKGAMTPLPADTTQRISEVVEARPSGYLVVLEMEYKPAAPVSFEELRDQLIERIQQQKMIEAYLQKLREKTYVEIRFKDWNPQEGF, from the coding sequence ATGAAGAGGTATATGCTTGCAGCATTGCTGGCGCTGTCTTTCGGCGCCCTGGCCGCACAGGAGGAGAACCCTTTCCAGGCTGCCGCCGCTTCCGACAGCGCCGCCGCCAAGCCAGCCACGGGTCCGGACACGCGCTACGTGCAGGATGACATCGCCGCTGTGGTGGGGGACGAGGTAATCCTCGCCAGCGAGATCAAGATGGAGTTGATCACCGCGCTCCGCCAGAACCGCATCCCGATCAGCGATACGGCGGCCATTCACCAGATCACCCACCAGGTGCTGGACGAGGCGATCGCCCAGAAAGTGCTGCTCCACCAGGCCAAGGAGGCCAAGGTCGAGGTGGCGGAGGACGAGCTCAACCCGATGGTGGAGAGCCAGCTCAAGGACATGCGGGCCCAGTTTCCGAGCGAGGAGGCTTTCCAGCGCAACATCGCCGAATCGGGGCTGAGCATGGTCCAGCTTAAGGATTTCTACCGCGAAATGATGCGCGATAAACTGATGGGCCAGAATTTCCTGCGCGACCGCAGCCACGACATGCCGCGGGTCAAGGTGAGCGAGGAGGAGGCCAGGGCGCTGTTCGACGCCCAGGCCCAGCGCCCGATGCGCCCGGAAGAGGTCAAGGTCCTGCACATGCTGATCGCACCCAAGCCGGGCCAGGTGGTCCTGGACAGCGCCCGGGCCAAGATCGACTCGATCTACGCCATGTACAAGGGCGGCGCCGATTTCGCCTACCTGGCCGAAAAATATTCGGATGACCCGTCCGCCGCCGCGCGAGGCGGCGACCTGGGATTTTTCTCCAAGGGTGAGATGGTCAAGGAGTTCGAGGAGGCCGCTTTCGAGATGAAAGTGGGCGAGGTTCGCATCGTGCGCTCCAAGTACGGCTGGCACCTGATCCGGGTCGAGGCCCGCCGTCAGAAAGAGGTCCGCGCCCGCCATATCCTGGCCCAGACCGAGATTCGCGATGTGGACTGGGCCCACTCCCGTGAGCTGGCCGAAAGCCTGCGCCAGAGGGTGCTGGCCGGAGAGAATTTCTACAAGCTGGCCAAGGAGAACAGCGAGGACGCCAGCCAGCTTCCCGAAAACCCGCCCCTGCTGGAGATGGACAAGCTCGAGCAGCCGGTGATCAACGCCCTCAAGGGTGCGATGACCCCCCTGCCCGCGGACACCACCCAGCGTATCTCCGAGGTGGTCGAGGCCCGGCCCAGCGGTTACCTGGTGGTGCTGGAGATGGAGTACAAGCCGGCCGCGCCGGTGTCGTTCGAGGAGTTGCGCGACCAGTTGATCGAGCGTATCCAGCAGCAGAAAATGATCGAGGCCTATCTGCAGAAGCTGCGCGAGAAAACCTACGTGGAAATCCGTTTCAAGGACTGGAACCCCCAGGAGGGGTTCTAA
- a CDS encoding DUF3034 family protein, protein MSSRISRPTLFLLLLSILSLPGLSRAGVPLNNLQGVGGIAFNPLAYVAGQNAGDSKSPVSKPQFGLWYVSLDEVQVDWTALSASIGLFRRVELSWGYEVVAPAGHNIHKHSLGAKVLLVPENAGGSPAVPAVSAGVIWKRASGVAAPTENSSADLYLVASKLITQLPRPLLLSGGLLSTENRVTGVFGFDDKRDQTFFGNVDLLPRPNLALGFEYLQGAEFDAFRNSGYWDLHAAWFADPHLTLVAAYVNAGDKKSTRRVGLGDGLVLSAQYAF, encoded by the coding sequence ATGAGTTCCAGAATAAGTCGTCCGACCCTGTTTTTACTTCTGCTTTCCATTCTTTCCCTGCCCGGTCTGTCCCGCGCCGGTGTGCCGCTCAACAATCTGCAGGGCGTGGGCGGCATCGCGTTCAACCCGCTGGCCTACGTCGCCGGGCAGAACGCCGGTGACTCCAAATCCCCGGTCAGCAAGCCGCAGTTCGGCCTCTGGTATGTGAGCCTGGATGAGGTCCAGGTGGACTGGACCGCCCTGAGCGCCTCGATCGGCCTGTTCCGCCGGGTGGAGCTGTCTTGGGGCTACGAGGTGGTGGCCCCCGCGGGGCATAACATCCACAAGCACTCGCTGGGGGCCAAAGTCCTGCTGGTGCCGGAGAATGCCGGGGGCAGCCCGGCGGTGCCGGCGGTCTCGGCCGGGGTGATCTGGAAACGGGCCTCCGGCGTGGCCGCGCCCACCGAGAACAGCAGCGCCGATCTCTACCTGGTGGCGAGCAAGCTTATCACCCAGCTTCCCCGTCCGCTGCTGCTGTCCGGCGGTCTGCTCTCCACCGAAAACCGGGTGACCGGCGTATTCGGTTTCGACGACAAGCGTGACCAGACTTTCTTCGGCAACGTGGACCTTCTGCCGCGGCCCAATCTGGCCCTCGGGTTCGAGTACCTTCAGGGTGCGGAGTTCGACGCTTTCCGCAACAGCGGCTATTGGGACCTGCACGCGGCCTGGTTCGCCGATCCCCATCTGACCCTGGTGGCGGCCTATGTGAACGCCGGAGACAAAAAATCCACCCGCCGGGTGGGCCTGGGCGACGGTCTGGTCCTGAGCGCGCAGTACGCTTTCTGA
- the ggt gene encoding gamma-glutamyltransferase, which yields MTSKTYQQITSLILLCLLCIAPSTLQAQRMQPFMSEVGMVVCTEPQAAAAGFEVLRAGGNAADAAVAVGFALAVTWPAAGNLGGGGFCLYREPFGLVHALDYREAAPAKATREMFMDSQGKARPELSQRSLLASGVPGSVEGMLTTLERFGSGKFSREQIIAPALRLAEGGMEVSPWLHGGLVEDSTLFAPWQSSRAKYFPHGPALAAGDTLRQSDLARVLREIALHGREGFYAGWVADSLASFMAQGGGLISREDLAAYRCRERKPTVFDFRGYRVYGMPPPSSGGVVLAQILGLLDPLHPENAGFNSAAYTHLVVEAERLAYADRNALLADPDFVRVPLDSLLSRSYLDRRRKLIPSGHAGQSDRVGAGLPEPAHTTHFSVIDRWGGAASVTTTINGSFGNGAVVPGAGFLLNNEMDDFASAPGQPNKFGLRQGEANTVAPGKRMLSSMTPTIVTRPDSAGRESLYAALGASGGSTITTGVAQVLLNLTLFGMNVREAVSAPRFHHQHFPDEIVAEPRAFSEETRLALEKMGYHLTGRENLAHVHAAVVLPGGWFAGWGDSPPVDPCGF from the coding sequence ATGACCAGCAAGACATATCAGCAAATAACCAGCCTGATTCTGCTTTGCCTCCTCTGCATCGCCCCCTCCACGCTGCAGGCCCAGCGTATGCAGCCTTTCATGAGCGAGGTGGGCATGGTGGTCTGCACCGAACCGCAGGCTGCGGCGGCCGGTTTCGAGGTGCTCCGCGCCGGGGGTAACGCCGCGGATGCCGCGGTGGCGGTGGGTTTCGCCCTGGCAGTGACCTGGCCGGCCGCGGGCAATCTGGGTGGCGGCGGGTTCTGCCTGTACCGTGAGCCGTTCGGGCTGGTCCATGCCCTGGACTACCGCGAGGCCGCCCCGGCCAAGGCCACGCGGGAGATGTTCATGGACAGCCAGGGCAAGGCCCGTCCCGAGCTCAGCCAGCGCAGCCTTCTGGCCTCCGGCGTACCTGGCAGTGTGGAGGGTATGCTCACCACCCTGGAGCGTTTCGGCTCGGGCAAATTCAGCCGCGAGCAGATAATCGCGCCGGCGCTGCGCCTGGCCGAGGGGGGTATGGAGGTCTCGCCCTGGCTGCACGGGGGCCTGGTCGAGGACAGCACCCTGTTCGCTCCCTGGCAGTCCAGCCGCGCCAAGTATTTCCCGCACGGCCCGGCCCTGGCCGCCGGCGACACCCTGCGCCAGAGCGACCTGGCGCGCGTGCTGCGCGAGATCGCCCTCCACGGCCGCGAGGGGTTCTATGCCGGCTGGGTGGCGGACAGCCTGGCCTCGTTCATGGCCCAGGGCGGCGGGCTGATCAGCCGGGAGGACCTGGCGGCTTACCGCTGCCGGGAGCGCAAGCCCACTGTGTTCGATTTCCGCGGCTACCGAGTGTACGGCATGCCGCCGCCCAGCTCCGGAGGCGTGGTGCTGGCCCAGATCCTGGGGCTGCTCGATCCGCTGCATCCGGAGAACGCCGGGTTCAACAGCGCCGCCTACACGCACCTGGTGGTGGAGGCCGAGCGCCTGGCCTATGCCGACCGCAACGCCCTTCTGGCCGATCCCGACTTTGTCCGGGTGCCGCTGGACAGCCTGCTGTCCAGAAGCTACCTCGACCGGCGGCGTAAGCTGATCCCGTCCGGACATGCCGGCCAAAGCGACCGGGTGGGCGCGGGGCTGCCCGAGCCGGCCCACACCACGCATTTCAGCGTGATCGACCGCTGGGGCGGGGCGGCCTCGGTCACCACCACGATCAACGGCTCGTTCGGCAACGGCGCGGTCGTGCCGGGGGCGGGTTTCCTGCTGAACAACGAAATGGACGATTTCGCCTCCGCGCCGGGACAGCCCAACAAGTTCGGGCTGCGCCAGGGCGAGGCCAACACCGTGGCTCCGGGCAAGCGCATGCTGAGCAGCATGACCCCTACCATCGTGACCCGGCCGGACTCCGCGGGCCGGGAGAGCCTCTACGCCGCCTTGGGGGCCTCCGGCGGCTCCACGATCACCACCGGGGTGGCCCAGGTGCTGCTCAACCTGACCCTGTTCGGGATGAACGTGCGCGAGGCGGTCAGCGCGCCGCGTTTCCACCACCAGCATTTCCCGGACGAGATCGTGGCCGAGCCGCGCGCCTTTTCGGAGGAGACCCGCCTGGCCTTGGAAAAGATGGGTTATCATTTGACCGGACGCGAGAACCTGGCCCACGTGCACGCCGCGGTGGTGCTGCCCGGGGGCTGGTTCGCCGGCTGGGGTGACAGCCCGCCCGTGGACCCCTGCGGTTTCTGA